The Novosphingobium humi DNA window GCTTCCACGCTGGCCAGCTTGGTGTTGCGATAGACCAGCACATAATCGCAGGACAGGCCGCGCGCCCGCTTGCCGCGCCCCATGATCCGGCCCGGTGCAATCACCTCGCGCCGTGTCCGACTTTCCGCCACCACGCCCCAGCCAGCCGCGCGCAGAGCAGGGTCGATCAGTTCGGCGCGGGTTTCGGCTTCATTCATGCCAGAGCGAGTTCCGGTTTGGCGGTGAGTTCGCCGGTGAAGGCGCGGTGAAGAAGGGATTGTTTGAGTAAGGCAAGTTTCACAAGCTGAGAAGCTTGCACATCGTAAAGCAATTCTGTTTCCTCCCAAAGATTTGAAAGATATTCAGCCATAGCCAATTGATCATTTCGTGATCTCGGAAATCTGACAACCACATCACCAATTTTTGTGGGCGAAGTATGGCGCACCTTTTGTCCGTTGCCAGTTCGGTGCACCTCATCGCGCAAGTGGCAGGTGTTGAACACGTGGAAGAAAAATTCATTCTCCCACTCAATATCTGGCTTGGGCTGAACAAGCCCTAACCGCTGATTGTGAAGAAACACGCCATCGAACGGCACGATAATCGGGCGACCAAGAAGGCCAGCGGCTTGCTCGGTCATCGCGACGAGCAAATCGCCGCCTTTTAAAACAAAATCCTCTGGCACAGGGCCGTCGTAAAATTTCTGCTTTTGCCCCCGGTCACGATAACCGCCAGACTCAAAGAAATTGCCGGGGGTCAGAAGAATGTGATCGCCGTTCTCGCTGAAATATTCGCTCTTGAAGGCGAAGCCATGCTTGATGGTGCAAAGCTCGGACAGGGGGCTTTCCAGCCAATCGCTAGGAGGCTGGCGCAGCAGTTGTTCGCGCCGGGC harbors:
- a CDS encoding restriction endonuclease subunit S produces the protein MSGWPTKPLGEVCTFLNGLWTGKKPPFEQAIVFRNTNFRPHGRLDDSDVALLEVETKQLTKRKLLPGDIIIEKSGGGPKQAVGRVAYFDKTGGNFSFSNFTSAARIIDRNEVEPQYLTRFLDWCYVSGMTEGMQSHSTGIRNLDFNAYKAINVPLPPLEEQRRIVAVLDEAFAAIAQATTNAEKNLANARELFAARREQLLRQPPSDWLESPLSELCTIKHGFAFKSEYFSENGDHILLTPGNFFESGGYRDRGQKQKFYDGPVPEDFVLKGGDLLVAMTEQAAGLLGRPIIVPFDGVFLHNQRLGLVQPKPDIEWENEFFFHVFNTCHLRDEVHRTGNGQKVRHTSPTKIGDVVVRFPRSRNDQLAMAEYLSNLWEETELLYDVQASQLVKLALLKQSLLHRAFTGELTAKPELALA